The Thermoanaerobaculia bacterium sequence GTTGCTCGAATATGCTGCCAGCGGCGAAACGGAGGCATCGGTTGTCACCGAAGGCATCGCGTTGGCCGAACGTGATTTTGAAGCCGCGGCCCGCAGAATACGAAACGCCATTCGTTCAGCCGACCGAACCCTACCGCCGACATCTGCAGACCTTGGAGTGATCGGCGAGACAGCCTTACCCCGGGGAGAGGATCGGAGCAACGTCACCATCTCGATATGGCAGGCCCGCGTGGATCATTTCGTCCTCCCTCTTCTTCCGCCGAAAGCCTCTGACCGGGTGGCGCGTGCCTTCGAAATTGCGAGCGCGTCGTCTTGCGGACGAGCGTTCGGGGGGACCGCCCTCAATGTGTGTCACGACATTGGCCTTGTAAGCATGCAGCTTTCGGCTCTTCGTCTTGTTTTTCGGCCGCTCCTGACGAGCGAAGGGCGCGAGGCCGCCTTGACGCCGTTTCTGCTGGTTTCGTCAGAACTGGTCGAGCGCGCCGTGATGCGATTTGGTCAGAACGATGACGAACTGATCTCCGGTGGGCTGAGGCTCGTCGAACGCTGGCGGGTAAGGAAGCCATCGCGGTGGCGCGCGTGGGCTGATCTCGAATCCTGGTTCGGAGAGAGATGAGGCGCTACTCGCCCATTTTCAAAACAAAAAGACCGCTACACGAACCGGAACAGGATCTCGTTCGACACGAGAAACCCCCGCTCGGTGAGCGCGTAACGCTCGCCGCGCCGCTCGATCAACCCGGCGTCGATCCAGCGCGGCCAGTCCTCGCGGAGCGCGGCGTCGCCGCGTTCGGCGAGCCACGACTCGATCCGCTCCGCCGGGATCCCCTCGCGCGTGCGCGCCGCGAGCAGGATCTCCTCCCGCTCGCGCTCGACATCGTCGATCGCCCGATCGGCGACCGTCGGGCGGCGGCCGTGCGCGATCGCGTCGAGGTAGGCGCCGAGAGACGCCGTGTTCGCCCTTCGGCGCTCGTCCCAGAGCTCGTGGGCGCCGACCCCGAGGCCGAGCGTGGGAACGCGCCGCCAGTACTTCGCGTTGTGGCGGGCCGCCGACCCCGGCCGGGACCAGTTCGACACCTCGTCGTGGCGGAAGCCGGCGTCGCACAGGAGACGGCCGGCGTCGAGATACGCGTCCGCCTGCGCGTCGTCGGTGAGATAGCGCCCGGGATGGAGGCGGCGGTCCTCCGCGATCCGCTTCGCCTTGTCGAGCTCGAGGATGTAGATCGAGACGTGGCCGGCCGGGCCGGCGGCGAGCCGGGAGACGTCGGCGAGCAGTCCTCCGCGCTCCTGCCCGGGAATGCCGATCATCAGATCGGCCGACATCGCGAGTCCGGCCGACGCGAGCCGATCGATCGCGCGCGCGGCGTCCTCGCCGGTGTGGATCCGGTCGATCGCCCGAAGCTCCTCGTCGCGAAACGACTGGACGCCGAGCGACACCCGGGTCGCGCCGGCCTCCCGCCACGCGGCCGCCGCGGCGTCCGTGACATCGTCCGGGTTCGCCTCGATCGTGATCTCCGAACCGTCCTCGAATTCGAAGGCCGCCCGCAGGTCGGCCAGAAGCGCGGCGAGGAGGTTCGGCGGAACCGTCGACGGCGTCCCGCCGCCGAGATAGAGCGAGTCGAAACCCGCCCCGCCCGCCTCGGGCGCGACGAGCTCCGCCTCCCGGCGGAGCGCTTCGAGATAGCGGTCGCGGCTCGAGAAATCGGTCGTGAGCACGAAGGTGCAGTAGGAGCACCGGCGCACGCAGTACGGGACGTGGACGTAGAGGCCGGCGGGGGTCACCGGGCGATTCCGGCGAGGACGGCTCGGGCGAGGCGCGCCTCGGGAGAGTCGGGCGGCCAGAGAATGCGAAGGTTTCCTTCCCGCTCGAGGTCGGCCACGTCGCGGTCGAAATCTTCGACCCGGCGGGCCGCGGCGAGGAGCGCCGAGGCGCGCGGCTCCTCCCCCGCCTCCGCCTCGCTCTCGAACGCGTCGGCCAGCCGCGCGTTCGCCTCGAAATCCCGCCTCCCGACGAGGGGCGGGATGCGCGCGGGAATGCCGGCGCGAGCCGCGAGCGCCCGGAATCGCGACCTCGCTTCGTCGGTTCCCCGATCCCAGTCGCGATGATGGACGGCGTCGAAGAACGCGTCGGCGCGGTCCGGATGGCGCGCCGCGAAATCGCCGTGGATCGCGGCGCGGGAAGCTCCGTCTCCCGAGAGAGGGAATCCGGCGGCGAACGCCGCTCCCGAGCCGGCGGCCGCTCCGAAGAAGGCGGCGAGGAAGTCCTCCTCCCCCGTCCAGCCGGGAATCCACGGCAGCGCCACTCCGGAGGGCCGGGCGCCCCCCGCGAACCGTTCCCAGAACTCGTCCGCGGCGAGCGTTCCGTCCCACACGACGACGCGCGCGAGGTCGGGCCCCGCGGCGATCTCGTTCGTGGCGCGGTCGGCGGTCTCGACGAGGACCGATGCGCGCCCGAGCCGCCGCGCGGCCTCGACCGCGGCCGCCGCCGCGCCGTACACCGGCTCGGCGGGCGCGGCGGGCCCGACGAGGATCCTCCCGGCGGCCGCGCGCGCGAATGCGTCCGACCACGCATCGGGCGAGGACGGACCCGCGGCGGTCGCGATCTCCCCCGGCCGCCGGTACGTCCCGCGCCACGGATCGCCGCCCGGCGCGTCGTAGCCGGGATACGGGAGCGCGCGCACGCGGCCGCGAGCGCCGGCGAAGGGATGGAACTCGCCTCGCCGCACGGCGGCCGGCGCCGACCCTTCGTAGACGATCATCGTCGGAGCAGCGACTCGACCCAGCGGGCGATCATGTCGGCCTCGAAGTTGAGCCGCGAGCCGGGCCGGCGGCCGCGGAGCGTCGTCGCGCGAAACGTGTGCGGGATCACCGCGACCGAGAAGCGGCCTCCCCGCACGCCGATCGCCGTCAACGAAATCCCGTCGAGGGCGACGGATCCCTTCTCGATCACGTAACGGCCGAGCGCGCGCGGGACCGCGAACCGGAAAATCCAGGAGTCCCCTTCCGGCTCGACGGAGACGACCCGAGCGATCCCGTCGACGTGCCCCGAGACGAGGTGGCCGGAGAGGCGGTCCGCGAGGCGCACGGCACGCTCCAGGTTGACGGCGTCCCCGTTTCGGAGCTCTCCCAGGGTCGTTTTCCGGAGGGTCTCCGGCGAGAGATCCGCGCGAAACAGCGCGGAGCCGGCGAGCGCGGTGAGACAGACCCCCGACACGGAGATGCTCTCCCCGCGCCGAAAGCGCCCGAAACGCGCCGGCGGACGCACGGCCAGGCGCGCTCCCGCGGGCGAGACGTCGATCCGATCGACGCGGCCGGTGGCGGAGACGATGCCGGAAAACACGTTACGCCTCCCCCTTCAATTCCGGGTCCTCCCCGTCACGAGCAGGTCCGGGCCGAGCGCCGACGCCGTCATGCCGGAGAGCGCCGGCGCCTTCGCCAGGGGAACGCCCGGGCCGCCGAGAATCGGCCAGGCGCCGGCGCCCCCGAGGAGCTTCGGAGCGAGGATGATCGCCCAGCGGTCGATCAGCCCCGCGGCGTGGAACTCCGTCAGCGTCCGCGTGCCTCCTTCGACGATGAGCCCGGTGACGTCTTCGGCGCCCAGCCGGGCGAGCGCCGCGGCGAGGTCGATTCCCCTTCCGCGGCGCGCGCGCCGCAGCCGCACGACGCGAACGCCGCGGGAAGCGAGGCGCCGTTCCTTCGCCGCGTCCCCCCGCGAAGAGGTCCAGATCTCCGCGCCGGTTCCCCGGAAGATCGGAAGCGCCTCGGGGACGCGGAACGCGCCGTCGAGCACGATGCGGCGATGCGGCGTCGTCCGGTTCCATCCGAGCCGGCG is a genomic window containing:
- the hemW gene encoding radical SAM family heme chaperone HemW, encoding MTPAGLYVHVPYCVRRCSYCTFVLTTDFSSRDRYLEALRREAELVAPEAGGAGFDSLYLGGGTPSTVPPNLLAALLADLRAAFEFEDGSEITIEANPDDVTDAAAAAWREAGATRVSLGVQSFRDEELRAIDRIHTGEDAARAIDRLASAGLAMSADLMIGIPGQERGGLLADVSRLAAGPAGHVSIYILELDKAKRIAEDRRLHPGRYLTDDAQADAYLDAGRLLCDAGFRHDEVSNWSRPGSAARHNAKYWRRVPTLGLGVGAHELWDERRRANTASLGAYLDAIAHGRRPTVADRAIDDVEREREEILLAARTREGIPAERIESWLAERGDAALREDWPRWIDAGLIERRGERYALTERGFLVSNEILFRFV
- a CDS encoding riboflavin synthase; the encoded protein is MFSGIVSATGRVDRIDVSPAGARLAVRPPARFGRFRRGESISVSGVCLTALAGSALFRADLSPETLRKTTLGELRNGDAVNLERAVRLADRLSGHLVSGHVDGIARVVSVEPEGDSWIFRFAVPRALGRYVIEKGSVALDGISLTAIGVRGGRFSVAVIPHTFRATTLRGRRPGSRLNFEADMIARWVESLLRR